The genomic window AATTGCCCCAAGGAAGTctgccagcacagacagggcGCCGATACAGAGCCCACCGAACgcagcagctgtggggatgTACCTGCAAAACAGCAAACAAGGACAGAAAAGGGGCCATTAGAGCTTGCTCAGGATAGTAACAAATGCAGAGGGTTACTTGTGTATGAGATCTATGGAAAATAACTATATCAGAGGCAGGATTTTTCTAGAAAAGCCATCCCACTGAGAACAGAAAGACCACTACAGAGATCATCTAACCAGGTGGTTAAGAAAAGAAGAGTGAAATGACATGAATGGAAAAAGTCAATGGCAGAATACTCTCTTCTCTTATGGGTCTGCAACCCAAGGTAAGgaacaggcagcagtgccagtaCACTtgttaaggaaataaaaagctcAACCTGACTGGAGGGGAAAAGAACACTATGGTAAGAACAGAAGATGTTACAGCCTACCATACAACTAAGCACAGTGATTAAGCTTTTGGCTACTGGCTCTTCAAGTCATCTATGGATGACTGAAATCTAAAATTACAATAATATTTCTGCAACATGAAGGGTACATAGATCCTAATCTGAAATTTGAAAACTTATAGACACCAACCGCTGCCTACCTCACAATGTAGGAGATTCAAGTAACTACTTGTTTTAGAAGAAATGTCTGTGTGAAAACAGTACTCATGATTAataacacaagaaaaattacaataagAAAATACTTGTGTGAGAGATTGCAGTAGTAAACTACACTGAAATGCTCATTATTACCAACtctaaaaaattatataaatgaaaaaatttaacaacagaaaaacacaagCCCCAGAATGTCAGGTTAATTACCTAAGGTAAGAATAAGCTGCACTGTACAATCTTCCATTAGTGAGACAATATTCTGTGTCTCATGCATGTAACATTGAAGCTAAAAGAGTATCTGTGTTCTAGGattcagaaaatggaaatcgAAGTAAAATCTGCCATGTGTTGGCCCATAACACTGCATGAACAGCCAGTCAAATGTGCAGCTCACCTGTTGAGTTCATGTACCATTGACGTTTCTCTGTGGCCTCGCATGACCATTTGTTGTTCTTTCAATTGCTTGGCAACCTGCATAAATCAAGGAATGGAGCAACTAAGTTTAGTGTCATTTGCCAGGGTCAGGGAATGCAGTACTATGAGGAAACAGAAGCAAACATTGCAGGAAATAGTGGTGGGATTGGGcttttttgtattgttttggaGTTTGGATTGTTTTTTACATTAGAcatctcagtttaaaatatCTACTATTTTAACTTCAGACAGACTGCAGTCACCTGTTGATTTTGATAATTCTAGTCCTattgagaaaaggaaaatttggaTATTGCTAGGCTTTCATACATATAATTCAACCCGTTTTGCTACCTACCTTTCTCCTGATTAGGGTTTAGTACATGTTAATGAAACCACCCTGTGAAGTGTCCACTCCCTTTTAGTTTCTGCATTCAGCTGAGTTATTGTTTTGGGGGGCCACACTAGAAACCAGACTTGAATCCCTTCTTGGAACACTATTCTTAAATTAGATTTCTGCAACTGTACAGGGTTACAGTAGAGCCCTGCAAACATTTTACAAACAACTGTGGGTAACAACTTCTAGCAGGGGCATTTCTGAAGGTGCTCACCACTGATTCTATGTACTGAGAAAACACTTTCAGATGTTAAGCTGCCTGTTTTCCACTATATAGTGAACACTGAAGTAATGATTTATCAACTTTCGTTTCTGTTCTTGTTTACATGAACTTAAAATAATTATACAGTTTCAGGAAAGTGTATTAGACTGTTAAAAACTGTACGTTGGCTTCCTCTGGAATAAAAATCTGACTATACATGGCTGTGCCTCCCTGCATGCCTGACAAGCAGCAAGATGCAAATCTAAAACAAGAGTGCTCATGCTGTTACAGAAACTGTGCAACTATTACATATTTGTTAAAGAATGGATTAAACCATTCCATATGGCTGCCAAACTGGATTTCCTacccaaaaccacacaaacaaaCATACCACAATGACAGCTATTTTCCGTCTTGTTTTCCAATTGCAATTTCAGAATTATATAGTTCCTGAATATTAAATATCCTGTAGCAAATGGAAATTGTGAGAAGCTAGGCTGAGGCACATTAATGCACTGCACTACATTCTCCATTATCAGCACTCTcaagttaaaaataacaacCTGTAGTTAATCTCACCATAAAAGCAGCTCAGAACTCTCTATGCCAGGAATGGCTATTTGAGCTTTACCTGCAAGTTCTTGAGTGGCAACTGCCTTGCACATGGTGCACCTGTCATGTGATGCTGAAGGAGTTCCTGCCTCTCTTGTTACCTTGCCTGCTCTCACACTGATCAGATGTTTCTATGTTCTAAACTTCCTAATGCCAATGAAAGCAATTGTTCAAGTTTTGATGCTGTTTTTGAAAAAGCAGTAGAAGaactaggagaaaaaaattaccctATTCTGCCTTCATCCTCCCCACTTACAAAACAGTCTCTGTTTACCCAACTGATAAATATTACCAGCAAGATTGCCAGTAGAACAGTTACCTCAGAATAAATCAGTCTTATTCTTACAACACTTCATCTGTAAGCTGATATAATTTGCCATTTTAAACTTACATCTTTGGCAGAGGAGCCAGAGACTTCAATCCATGTCTTAGAGAAGAAAGCACAGGAGCCCAACATAAATACAATATAAACAACTGCATGTACAGGGTCTTCCAATACTGAAGAAAAGGACTCTGGAGGTGACAGGTAATAACAGAGCCCACCAACTGGATAAGCACGAGCAGGGCCTCCAGATGATGTGTCCTGGAAGAAGGAAACAAGCAGTCACCAACCTTCTCACTACTTTGTAGCCATTAACCTAAACGTGGGTTTGTATCACTTACTACCACAAGTAATTTCTGtaagcaaaaagcaataatgaacagaaaaaatatttctgacagCAAAGAACAGTCCAAGGAAAAAGGTAAATGGAGACCCAACTTCTACATTCATCAGAGAGGACTCATACACTATCGTTAAATTTAACAAATTACTAATTTAGGAGTTTCAGTGTGCATGACCACCTGTAGAAGTGTGTCTTAATACTCAGAGACCATCTTTTCAAACACACATTTTAATGGTGCTCTTATAAAGCTGTGTGCAAGAGAGAAGGAATACTCACAGACCACGTGCCCAGCAGGCTGACCAGCAAGTTGCCACTGAAGCGGGCAGAAAGCATCTGGGAGATGACGTACAGGTTTGACACCAGGGCAGACTGAAGAATAATGGGAATGTTGGAAGTATAGAACAGCTTGATGGGGTAGGTGTTGTACTGGCCACGGTAGCGAGCGGATTTGATTGGAAGATCCACTCTGAAGCCCTGCAAAGTTTTCAAAAGGAAGTCCCCCATTACATCTGGATGTGAACCCAAATCAGAGGTTATAAACTGCAAGTCCAAGGCCTCGATAGCAACAGAAAAACCCTGCAATCATTTTGTGCAAGTACACATACTCTGCCCCAAGGGCTTTTATGGGAATCCTTCTGCAAAGAGCCTGCAATCCTGCAGGATTGTCTAAACACACTCAAATAAGGGATTGAAAGATGTAGATGTCACAAGAAATCTGAAGTTTCAAGAAGGCTGAATAAAGCAATCtaggaaaagaaacattagAGTTTTCTATATTCTTCACGAGTTTGCCACTACAAACCGTAAGACATGCAGGCCTAGAGACTTCAAAGTATCTTCCAGTAAAAAGCAATAGCATTTGGGTTAGACAATATCATACACACACAttcatttgtgtttcttttttctattttcagagaCCAAAGTAGGACTCGAGTCTTTTATGTGGCTACAGTAACTGTGTGAACTGACTAAGAAGAGGCAGAGTATAATGAACATCCAGATACTGCAGGTACAAAAATTAGTCTTGTGAAAATAAAGAAGTCAGATGTAGAAGGAAGTGGACCTACTTCCATACAAACAGTCTTACAACCCTTGTTACTCCAACTGACCTGGAAATAAATTACAATTGCAAACACAAAGATGGTGGCAATCAGATTCATGAGGTTGGGGAGATTCTGACGGTAAAAGGCCTCACGAAGAGCTCTGACTTTGTCTGTACGAGTAGCCAGAAGATGAAACAGAGCAATAATGGCTCCCTCAAATTCCATGccttggaaaggaaaagaaaaaacaatagGTGAGCTGTGATTATCTCCAAAGTTCAGTGCTTTGTTCCACTAGGCAATACTTCCATACTACAGGATTTAGAATGGGATTTCTCCAATTCAAGCTCAGTATCTTCTGAGATACCATAAACTGAGAAGAAATGTCTTTGTGCTTGcactctgcacagcagcacttgctGCATTAGCAACTACACAGTAACTACACAGCTCAGATGCCAGTAACAGCATTTGCCATTCCgttaacacagagaaaaaaaaatttgccttTTTGTACAAAATTCTTGTAAAGGACATGGTCTACCCCACATTACCTCGCCCTGTGTTCACCGTGGTGGGGCTGAATGCTTTCCACACAATAGTCTCACAGATATTGGTAGCAATGAAGAGAGAGATGCCAGAACCAAGACCATATCCTTTCTGGAGAAGCTCATCCAAGAGCAGAACTATCAATCCAGCAACAAAAAGCTACAGTAGAAGGAGAAATACAGCATTAGTTCCATGCCTCTTTCATTTTGttgaaaaataacatatatCAAAAGATAAAAGACTACATGTGAAGAGGgatcctttttttctctgcatgtgGGGGCAGGCTGTCCAAAAGGCTGATTTTTTGGCTCTTTCAGGGGAAGAGTAAGTAGAGAAGACTAGAACTTACCTGGATTGTGATAAGCAGGCAGATACCAGCCCCCATCTCAGACGGGTCTCCATACATTCCAGTCATTACATACACAATAGACTGTCCAATGGTAATGATCATTCCAAACACTGCAGAATGAAAAAGTATGTATTTGTTCTGGAGTTTATGTCAGTGGGCAATTAGAGGAATATTAATCACTTCTTAGAGAAAGTTATTGTcttggtttcagctgggatatagttaattttctttctagtaGCTGGTACATTGCTGTGTTTTGATTTGGTGTGAGAATcatgttgataacacactgatgtttcaGATGTTGGCCAGCAGTGCTTAgcctaagtcaaggactttgattcagtgtcccctgctctgccagcaagcAGGTGCTCAAAAAGCTGGGAGGGACCATGGCTGAGACAGCTGGTCTGAACTGGCcacagggatattccataccctGGAACACCAGATTCAGCGTATGAACAGGGCTTAGCTTGGCCAGGAGGGGCTGATCGGTGCTCAGGAACTGGCTGGACATCAGTCAGCAGATGGTGAGCATTTGTATTTTGCATCACTTGCTTCTCTTGGGTTTTAATTCTCTCTCACTCCTTTTCATTACAGTTATTAtcattatattttactttgtttcaggTATCcaactgttcttatctcaacccatgagttttacTTGTTTTTCCCTGATTCTCCTCCCCAGTCCCATTGGAGGAAGAGTGAGCAAGTGTCTCATGTGATACTTCGTTGCCAGCCAGAGTTAAACCACAATAGTTGGGAAGGGATTCATAATTCACAGCTATTTAAACTCAAGGGCAAGTTAAGCTTGTTGTCTGAAATCTGGCactgaaaatagaaatacaCACAAAAACTTCAGAAACAAATACACTTAAGAAGCAGGTGGGGTTTGGTCACCAAAGACTGCTTTAGATACTGAAAACCCTGAGGGTGTTAAGATACTACCTTAGCAATTTATGATTCTTTTTTCCAGTAAATAGATCACTAAGAAGTGTGGTACAGCAGTAAATAGCTAAAGAACACTCATTTTTTTCTAGAAGTCATTATCAACTGAGCACAGGGACCCCTTATTGCTGAGAAAGAACCATGCTTGAAACTGCAAAGTATAAACAGCTACATCTTCATCAATCTGAACTCTTTCAGGTTAACACTGACCATCACAGTTCAAAAGTTGAGTCCCCACAGCCTCTACCTTGCTTTGCTTATCCAGGGAGGTCACGGCAGCAAAGCCAATTGCACagatactttttccttttcacaccTTTCTGAAGCTTAACAGCCAACAGGCCAGAAAGCAGTCACTAGAAGACTGATGCAATACAGACATTTGTAGCAGAATATGAACACAGCACAACAGAAACCCCTATTTGTGAATCCACCATTCATCACTGGGTAAGTTCACACCTTGGAGTCAGATGCTCTAAACCACAGTTTTGAGCTGTTACTCACATTTCTGGGCTCCATTGAAGAGAGCTCTGTCCTTTGGGGTGTCACCAACTTCAATTATCTTGGCACCTGCCAAGAGCTGCATGATGAGCCCAGAAGTGACAATAGGTGAAATGCCCAGTTCCATCAATGTGCCTGCCAGACACAGGAAAggcaatgaaagaaaatactgaggTGCAGCATTTCCAGTCACTTTCGAAGTTTGTTTTTTCCACCCTTTACATCATAATGGAgaacatctaaaactccaaaaTCTCCATATATGTAAAAGGTATCAGTGAAAACACCAGCTTGTTACAAGTCAGCATTATATGTAGCACTCCTCCACACCTCAGAAAGTATGTCCAGTGAGAAAGACTTTTGCTGTCAAGAACAGGTTTACTCTGAACAAAACAAGGTATGACATAGACTGATAAGATATCCCTAATGATATGGACTGACAAAATGAATTCAGGAAACAGTCACCATTTCTAATTCATACTTGCAGTAGAAAGCCTCATCAAGAAACTGAAATTTATATAAACTACAATGCACTTCAATCTCCTGTGAGACAGACTCAAAGACATTACTTGGGAAACCACAGAACACACACAATATGATTTGAAACACAAATAACAAACCTTGAAATCTTTACAGAAGATTGGAACAGCAGCGATGCAGGTAATCAGGAACTGCCTCTTCCCTAACAATTTCCCTCAAAAAAATTCTCAATGTTTGTACGTTAGTAGAATATTCACAGTCAGCCATAAACTCACTTTGTCCAGTAAGTTGTACCTTTCCCAGTGCCACACTCGTTTATGATTTTAGACAAtatataaaattacttttaccTCTCTACTTCAGTTTTTATCTTCATTAAAATTGAGTGTAATGTTAAGAACAAGTCCCAAACCATTTTGATTCAAGCTAAAAAAATGCCCTCCAGAAAGACTGACCATACCTCTATTTGATGCCAAAATCACTCTCATCCAATAGAAAGGATCTGCCGAGTCTGATGACATGATGCCAAACAAGGGAATCTGCATTTCCAACAAGAGATTAAATTAGAGACTTCACAGCATGCACTTCATCTCCTCCTTAAAAACAAGAGAAGGAAACATACCTGGCAGCACACCAAGAAGATGAAGAGTGTGATAGCTGTCCATAGTACCTTTTCCTTAAACTGAATCTAAAggga from Pithys albifrons albifrons isolate INPA30051 chromosome 3, PitAlb_v1, whole genome shotgun sequence includes these protein-coding regions:
- the SEC61A1 gene encoding protein transport protein Sec61 subunit alpha yields the protein MGIKFLEVIKPFCVILPEIQKPERKIQFKEKVLWTAITLFIFLVCCQIPLFGIMSSDSADPFYWMRVILASNRGTLMELGISPIVTSGLIMQLLAGAKIIEVGDTPKDRALFNGAQKLFGMIITIGQSIVYVMTGMYGDPSEMGAGICLLITIQLFVAGLIVLLLDELLQKGYGLGSGISLFIATNICETIVWKAFSPTTVNTGRGMEFEGAIIALFHLLATRTDKVRALREAFYRQNLPNLMNLIATIFVFAIVIYFQGFRVDLPIKSARYRGQYNTYPIKLFYTSNIPIILQSALVSNLYVISQMLSARFSGNLLVSLLGTWSDTSSGGPARAYPVGGLCYYLSPPESFSSVLEDPVHAVVYIVFMLGSCAFFSKTWIEVSGSSAKDVAKQLKEQQMVMRGHRETSMVHELNRYIPTAAAFGGLCIGALSVLADFLGAIGSGTGILLAVTIIYQYFEIFVKEQSEVGSMGALLF